From Capra hircus breed San Clemente chromosome 1, ASM170441v1, whole genome shotgun sequence, the proteins below share one genomic window:
- the ZNF639 gene encoding zinc finger protein 639: MNEYPKKRKRKTLHPSRYSDSSGISRIADGFNGIFSDHCYSVCSMRQPDLKYFDNKDDDSDTETSNELPKFTDGIKARNRNQNYLVPSPVLRILDHAAFPTEKSADIEICDEDCDSPESVHQQTQEESPIEVHTAEDVPIAAEVHAISEDYDIETENNSSESLQDQTDEEPPAKLCKIVDKSQALNVTAQQKWPLLRANSSGLYKCELCEFNSKYFSDLKQHMILKHKRTDSNVCRVCKESFSTNMLLIEHAKLHEEDPYICKYCDYKTVIFENLSQHIADTHFSDHLYWCEQCDVQFSSSSELYLHFQEHSCDEQYLCQFCEHETNDPEDLHSHVVNEHACKLIELSDKYNNGEHGQYSLLSKITFDKCKNFFVCQVCGFRSRLHTNVNRHVAIEHTKIFPHVCDDCGKGFSSMLEYCKHLNSHLSEGIYLCQYCEYSTGQIEDLKIHLDFKHSADLPHKCSDCLMRFGNERELISHLPVHETT; the protein is encoded by the exons atgaatgaatatcctaaaaaaagaaaaaggaagacttTACATCCTTCTCGTTATTCAG ATTCCTCTGGAATAAGCAGAATTGCAGATGGATTCAATGGAATTTTTTCTGATCATTGTTACAGTGTTTGTTCTATGAGACAACCagacttaaaatattttgacaacaaag ATGATGATTCTGATACAGAGACATCAAATGAATTGCCAAAATTTACAGATGGAATCAAAGccagaaatagaaatcaaaactacTTGGTTCCCAGTCCTGTACTTAGAATTCTAGACCACGCTGCCTTTCCTACAG aaaaatcTGCTGATATTGAAATTTGTGATGAAGACTGTGACTCCCCTGAATCAGTCCACCAGCAAACCCAAGAGGAGAGCCCCATAGAAGTTCACACTGCTGAAGATGTTCCAATTGCCGCGGAAGTGCATGCAATTTCTGAAGACTATgatatagagacagaaaacaatTCCTCTGAGAGTCTCCAAGACCAAACTGATGAAGAACCACCAGCTAAACTTTGCAAAATTGTTGACAAGAGCCAAGCTTTGAATGTGACTGCCCAGCAGAAATGGCCTTTACTGAGAGCTAACAGCAGTGGCCTCTATAAATGTGAACTTTGTGAGTTCaacagcaaatatttttctgatttaaagCAGCATATGATCTTGAAGCACAAGCGTACTGATTCAAACGTGTGTCGAGTATGCAAAGAGAGTTTCTCTACCAACATGCTTCTGATTGAACATGCCAAACTCCATGAAGAGGACCCCTACATATGTAAATACTGTGATTATAAGACAGTAATTTTTGAGAACCTCAGCCAGCACATTGCAGACACCCATTTTAGTGATCACCTTTATTGGTGTGAGCAATGTGACGTACAGTTCTCCTCAAGCAGTGAACTCTACCTACATTTCCAGGAGCACAGCTGTGATGAACAGTACTTGTGTCAGTTCTGTGAACATGAAACGAATGATCCAGAAGACTTGCATAGCCATGTGGTAAATGAGCATGCATGTAAATTAATAGAGTTAAGTGATAAGTATAACAATGGAGAACATGGACAGTATAGCCTCTTAAGCAAAATCACATTTGACAAATGTAAAAACTTCTTTGTTTGTCAAGTATGTGGGTTTCGGAGTAGACTTCATACAAATGTTAACAGACATGTTGCCATTGAACATACTAAAATTTTTCCTCATGTTTGTGATGACTGTGGGAAAGGCTTCTCAAGTATGCTAGAATATTGCAAACATTTAAATTCACATTTATCTGAAGGGATTTATTTATGTCAATACTGTGAATATTCAACAGGACAGATTGAAGATCTTAAAATTCATCTAGATTTCAAGCATTCGGCTGATTTACCTCATAAATGTAGTGACTGCTTGATGAGGTTTGGAAATGAAAGGGAATTAATAAGTCACCTTCCAGTCCATGAAACAACTTGA